From one Planococcus citri chromosome 3, ihPlaCitr1.1, whole genome shotgun sequence genomic stretch:
- the LOC135841034 gene encoding zinc finger TRAF-type-containing protein 1 homolog isoform X1 has product MAEVLPSSSANEPNEAAIKEEDDSPSGSKKIKLTTDHPTPVEGCKTENLEYRLGGILCCAVCLDLPKTAIYQCTNGHLMCAGCFSHLLADARLRDETATCPNCRIEISKISATRNLAVEKAVSELPSECQFCGKDYPRNLISRHEQSLCNERITICRYSRIGCPWRGPFHEHAEHEKVCQFPCTTGAQILEVLDVIDKKNQEEKCLYDSIFDLLSYEHIVLNDLQLKPYRTDEFIHKLYYESLRFSAFNYQWVVKTRINDFQRDPALSCQREMSYQLSLKSKISVPMNIHYMVLKGPSSDIKLKARIYKFEFTELENEAPYVKLPLLNTAECNRLLAARTISFSDENFSILSTTEFQVKKFLFRNLNNT; this is encoded by the exons ATGGCCGAAGTACTTCCATCATCGTCTGCTAACGAACCTAACGAAGCAGCTATCAAAGAAGAGGATGATTCGCCTTCAGGAAGCAAGAAAATCAAGCTTACTACCGATCATCCAACACCAGTCGAAGGATGTAAGACAGAAAACTTGGAGTATCGTTTAGGAGGCATTCTTTGCTGCGCAGTTTGTTTGGATCTGCCGAAAACCGCCATTTATCAG TGTACAAATGGTCACTTAATGTGCGCTGGTTGTTTCTCTCATTTGTTGGCTGATGCACGTTTACGAGACGAAACAGCGACTTGTCCTAAttgtcgtattgaaattagcaaGATTTCGGCGACTCGTAATTTAGCTGTCGAAAAAGCAGTCAGCGAATTACCTTCGGAATGCCAGTTTTGTGGTAAAGATTATCCGCGTAATTTAATCAGTCGGCACGAGCAGTCGTTATGCAATGAAAG AATCACCATCTGTCGATATAGTCGTATCGGTTGTCCTTGGCGAGGACCATTTCACGAGCACGCAGAACATGAGAAAGTTTGCCAATTCCCTTGTACGACGGGAGCTCAAATATTGGAAGTGCTTGACGTAATCGACAAGAAAAATCAAGAAGAAAAGTGTTTATATGATTCGATCTTCGATCTGTTATCTTACGAACACATCGTTCTCAATG ACTTACAATTGAAACCATACAGAACGGACGAATTCATCCATAAATTGTACTACGAATCGCTTCGATTTTCCGCATTTAATTATCAATGGGTTGTGAAAACACGTATCAATGATTTTCAACGTGATCCGGCGCTCAGTTGCCAACGTGAAATGTCCTATCAA ttatcgTTGAAAAGCAAAATATCGGTGCCAATGAATATTCATTATATGGTTTTGAAAGGACCTTCCAGCGACATAAAATTGAAAGCGagaatttacaaatttgaatttacagaacttgaaaatgaagctCCGTATGTCAAGTTACCTTTGTTGAACACCGCAGAATGTAATCGCTTATTAGCTGCCAGAACTATCAGTTttag
- the LOC135841034 gene encoding zinc finger TRAF-type-containing protein 1 homolog isoform X2, giving the protein MAEVLPSSSANEPNEAAIKEEDDSPSGSKKIKLTTDHPTPVEGCKTENLEYRLGGILCCAVCLDLPKTAIYQCTNGHLMCAGCFSHLLADARLRDETATCPNCRIEISKISATRNLAVEKAVSELPSECQFCGKDYPRNLISRHEQSLCNERITICRYSRIGCPWRGPFHEHAEHEKVCQFPCTTGAQILEVLDVIDKKNQEEKCLYDSIFDLLSYEHIVLNDLQLKPYRTDEFIHKLYYESLRFSAFNYQWVVKTRINDFQRDPALSCQREMSYQLSLKSKISVPMNIHYMVLKGPSSDIKLKARIYKFEFTELENEAPYVKLPLLNTAECNRLLAARTISFRLIMFLLPR; this is encoded by the exons ATGGCCGAAGTACTTCCATCATCGTCTGCTAACGAACCTAACGAAGCAGCTATCAAAGAAGAGGATGATTCGCCTTCAGGAAGCAAGAAAATCAAGCTTACTACCGATCATCCAACACCAGTCGAAGGATGTAAGACAGAAAACTTGGAGTATCGTTTAGGAGGCATTCTTTGCTGCGCAGTTTGTTTGGATCTGCCGAAAACCGCCATTTATCAG TGTACAAATGGTCACTTAATGTGCGCTGGTTGTTTCTCTCATTTGTTGGCTGATGCACGTTTACGAGACGAAACAGCGACTTGTCCTAAttgtcgtattgaaattagcaaGATTTCGGCGACTCGTAATTTAGCTGTCGAAAAAGCAGTCAGCGAATTACCTTCGGAATGCCAGTTTTGTGGTAAAGATTATCCGCGTAATTTAATCAGTCGGCACGAGCAGTCGTTATGCAATGAAAG AATCACCATCTGTCGATATAGTCGTATCGGTTGTCCTTGGCGAGGACCATTTCACGAGCACGCAGAACATGAGAAAGTTTGCCAATTCCCTTGTACGACGGGAGCTCAAATATTGGAAGTGCTTGACGTAATCGACAAGAAAAATCAAGAAGAAAAGTGTTTATATGATTCGATCTTCGATCTGTTATCTTACGAACACATCGTTCTCAATG ACTTACAATTGAAACCATACAGAACGGACGAATTCATCCATAAATTGTACTACGAATCGCTTCGATTTTCCGCATTTAATTATCAATGGGTTGTGAAAACACGTATCAATGATTTTCAACGTGATCCGGCGCTCAGTTGCCAACGTGAAATGTCCTATCAA ttatcgTTGAAAAGCAAAATATCGGTGCCAATGAATATTCATTATATGGTTTTGAAAGGACCTTCCAGCGACATAAAATTGAAAGCGagaatttacaaatttgaatttacagaacttgaaaatgaagctCCGTATGTCAAGTTACCTTTGTTGAACACCGCAGAATGTAATCGCTTATTAGCTGCCAGAACTATCAGTTttag